The Thermosynechococcus sp. CL-1 genomic interval GGCTCCTGCCCACAGCCATTGAAGCGGCCATTGTTCAACCCAATCAACTGCAACGGGAACTCCCCTACATTCAACGCACCATTACCCACACCCGCGAAGGCTTTAACCTTGAAAAAATGCGGGTCGAACCCTTTCAGCCGGAAAATAACCTCAACGCCGAGATCATTGCTGCCAACGCCGCCACCACCCGCAATATCCGCCTTTGGGATACCCGCCCCCTTTTAGAAACGAACCGGCAACTGCAACAACTGCGCTCCTACTATCGGTTTCCAGCGGCCTTTTTGGATCGCTACTATCTCAAACTATCCCCTGAGCAAGACCAATCAGAAATTCGCCAAGTCCTCATTGCCGCTCGCGAAGTGGACTACAGTGCGGTTCAGCGCTTTGCCCGTACTTGGATTAACGAGCACTTGGTCTTTACCCACGGCTATGGCTTCACCATGAGTCCCGTGAATACCGCCGAAGCCAATGGTCTGCCCAAATACTTTGTCCGCGATATTGGCGATACGGGTGAGCTACTGGTCGATCCGCCGCAAATCCGTGAAAGCATTCCCTTTTTCTACCCCCGGATCTACTACGGTGAACTCACCCATACCTATGTCTTTGCCCCTTCGGCGGTTCCAGAGCTGGATTTTCCCCGTGGCGCCGAAAATGTCTATAACCACTACGACGGTACGGGGGGGGTTCCCATTGCCAGTTGGTGGCGGCGCTTGGTCTACGGTGTCTATTTTGGTGACTGGCAACTGCTGTTGACCCCCAATTTACGACCGGACTCACGGGTGCTTTTTCGCCGCTTAATTCAAGAGCGGGTGCGGGCGATCGCCCCCTTTTTACGTTTTGACAGTGAACCCTACCTTGTGGTCGCCGATCCACGCTCTGAACAGGACATTGCCGCCAGTCCTAGCGCCACAGGGGTGAGCTATCTCTACTGGATTATTGATGCCTATACCGTCAGTCGCTACTATCCCTATGGCGATCCCGGCGAGCACTCCTTTAACTACATTCGCAACTCTGTCAAAGTGGTGGTGGATGCCTATAACGGCGATGTCACGTTTTATGTGGTGGAACCCGACGATGTCATAATTCGCACGTGGCAGCGGGTTTTTCCAACCCTCTTTCATCCCCTGAGTGCCATGCCCCACCGCCTCTACCGCCACATTCGCTATCCCATTGATTTGATGCAGGTGCAGTCGGAACAACTCCTGAAATACCACATGACGGATCCCGTGGTCTTTTACAACCGCGAAGACCTCTGGCAAATTCCCAAGGAGATTTACCGCGAAAAACCCCAAGCCGTTGCCCCTTACTATCTCATTACCAAGCTGCCCATTGGCTACACTGAGGAGTTTATTCTGCTTGTTCCCTTTACGCCCGTGAATCGTCCCAACCTCATTGGTTGGCTAGCGGCTCGCTCCGATGGTCAAAACTATGGCAAGCTCCTGCTGTACGTCTTTCCCAAGCAAGAACTGGTTTTTGGCCCTGAACAAATGGAGGCGCGGATCAATCAAGACCCAATGATTTCACAGCAAATTTCCCTCTGGAATCGCCAAGGGTCAAGATCGGTGCAGGGAAATCTTCTGATTATCCCCATCGAGCGATCGCTCCTCTACGTCGAACCCATTTACCTCGAAGCCGATCAAAATCAACTGCCCACCTTGGCACGGGTCATTGTTATGGACAATCAGCGGATTGTGATGGCACCTACCCTAGAGGAGGCTTTGCAAAAACTGTTTCCTGATTAATTTTCATCGCAGAAACGTTGAAAGATAGTTTAATTGGTATTACTTCCGTAATGGGAGCACCTGATTTCTCATCAGCAGTGACAGATTCCATGGTTTCGGAGTGGGCTTTTCCCCTTGGTTGACTAAATGGCGAGAGGAGGGGTCTGTAATAACCAATCGACTGCTGGGCTTCGGCCTGTTATTTCACCGTCTGTCTCTTGGAAGCTAGTGCAGGCTGCCAGAATCCGACCCATACTTGTTGCAGAAATGCAGGTAAAAGCGCACTCACTTTCGATACTCAGGCCATTGTTCTGTTTGGGTATTTTGCTTAGATAGCAGGTTAAGTATGGGGTCTCTATGCTGTTTATCTTTACAAATTAAGTCCTTGCATACGTATCTACTATTGCAGTTTAATTACTGGTTAGCTTTCAAAACCACCAATCTGCAGACAGGACTTGATGGCCCGAAAAAAGAAGACCGAGACCAAGCGTCCGATCGCACCCTACGAGTATCGGGACAAAGCGCGCGTCAACAACCCGCCCGTTGGGCTGGTCACGCCCGAAACCGACCCCGACACCGGACAGCAGAAAAAGCGCTACGCCTACGACCCGCACCTCGACCCGCAACTGGTCTGGGCGGGCAAAGCCGAGCATACCTCGTTTGAAGTTCCCACCGTCTCCCTGCACGTCCACGAGCGCATTGACCCGCGCACAATTATCGAGGCGGTGCGCAAGAAAAATGGGCAACAGGAACCGGTGCAACTGGGGTTGTTCGAGGTCGAGCGCCAAGAACCCTTGCACAAGGTCGTCGAGTTCTACCAACACAAGCACGACTGGAGCAACCGCCTGATCGCCGGCGATTCGCTGCTGGTGATGAACTCGCTGCTGGAAAAGGAGGGCATGGCCGGCAAGGTGCAGATGATCTACATTGACCCGCCCTACGGCATCAAGTACGGCTCCAACTTCCAGCCCTTCGTCAACAAGCGCGACGTGAAGGACGGCAAGGACGAGGACTTAACTAGCGAGCCGGAGCAGATCCGCGCCTTCCGCGATACTTGGGAGCTGGGCATCCACTCCTACCTCACGTATCTTCGCGACCGGCTGCTTCTGGCGCGGGAACTGCTCACCGAGAGCGGCAGCATCTTCATGCAGATCTCAGATGAGAACGTGCACCGCGTGCGCTGTTTGATGGATGAGGTGTTCGGGGCGGGGAATTTTGTAAGACAAATATCTTTCCGCAAAACATCGCCTCTTGGGTTTGGAGAATTACCGAGAGTTCACGATATCATTAATTTGGTATGCGAAAAACAGGGAGGGCGTGAAATATAGGCAGCTTTACACGGAGAAGAGTCTTGATGAATCCTGGTTTGGATTCGTAGAGTTGCCGAGTGGAGAGGTAAAACCAATTCGTGCATTGTCAACCGAGCTTGACCAAATTGAAGGATCAAAGAGGCTGGCTTTGGGTGACCTCAAGTCTTCTGGTTACACCGAGTCTTGCACCTATGACTTTGAGTTCTCAGGAAGGATCATATCGGCACAGAGGAAAAGCTGGCGCACACATAGGGAGGGAATGCAACGCCTTATTACCGCTTGCAGACTATACGACACCGGCAACATTCCAAGATACAAGCAATGCTTTGATGATTTTCCTCTCCAGCAGATTGACAACCTTTGGAATGATACTGCCGCTGACCACCGACCTTGGCGACCTGGTGTTCGACCCGACCTGTGTGCGGAAGGGGACGAGGGTGTGGGTTTGCGGCTCCTCCCCGGCCCTCCCTACACGTGGGGAGGGAGAAGCCCTATCCCCCCGCGTGCGGGGGGATGACAGGGGGGCTACCCTCATCGCCATCGAAGACATCCACCCCGGCGACTACCTGCTGGCGCATGACGGCTTGCCCCATCGCGTCGTGCGCACGATACGGCGAATGTATCGCGGCGTGATGATCGGCATCCGGCACGACCTTAGCGGGCAAACCCTATGGCTTACGCCCGATCACAGGGTGTTGGCCCACAGACGACCGCACAGCCTGGGTGGACATTCCGACTGGTCAGGTATTCCCAAAGCGCTGCGCGGCAGAAGCAAAATACTCCGCAAGGAAATGACTCCGCCTGAACGGAAACTTTGGAAAGTCTTGCGAGGCAATGGGTTGGGCTTTACCTTCAGACGTCAGCACCCTATTGGCCCCTATATCGCCGATTTCTATTGCCGTGAAGCTGCCTTAGTGGTAGAAGTGGACGGCGCCATGGCTCATGGCACTCCGGCCGCCATGGAACATGACCGTGTTCGCGATGAGTTCATGCACGCGCTGAATCTAAAAGTGCTGCGTGTTCCCGCCGCAGAAGTAGAGCATAATCTCGAAGGGGTTTGCACTGCTATTGAACAGGCGTGTAAAGAGCAACTTTCGCCAGAGTATGCCCAGTGGATGGAGGCAGAGCAGATACAAGAGGGAGACATCCTGTTCCACGGTCCCGACCGCGTTCCCGTGCGCGTTGTGGAGGTGGTTAGAGACTTGTCCGAGGAAGAGGTTTACGATTTAGAAGTAGAGGACGCTCACTCGTTTATAACGGAAGTCTGCGCCGTACACAACTGCGGCAGCGGCACGACGGCCTATGTGGCCGAGCAGTGGGGCCGGCGCTGGATCACCTGCGACACCTCGCGCGTGGCGCTCACCCTCGCCCGCCAGCGCCTGATGACCGCGGTCTTCGACTACTACGAGCTGGCGCATCCCGAAGAGGGGGTGAGCAGCGGCTTCAAGTACAAGACCGTGCCGCATGTGACACTCAAGTCCATCGCCAACAACCCAGAGATCGACGGCATCTACGCCCGCATGCACCCAGCCATCGAACAGGCGCTGGCGGACCTCAACGCCGCGCTGCGTCTCCCCTCTCCCGCTGGGAGACCCCCTGACGGGGGCAGGTGGGCCGGGGGTGAGGGCTATCCCCGTTTCAAGGTCACGCAAGGCATCCGGGCCGGGCAATTCGTGGACTTTGCCGCGCCGGACAGCGCCACCTTCACCATGCCCGCCGGCCAGGTGGTCAAGGTCAATGAGCTGGTGGAGTGGGAGGTGCCCTTTGTGTTCCCTGCCGACTGGCCGGAAGCGGCCCGCAAACCCTTTGACGCCTTCCACGCCGCCCGCCGCGCGATGCAAAAGGCCATAGATGAGGCGATCGCCCGCCACGCGCCGCAGGAAACCCTTTACGACCAGCCCTTGGTGGACCGCAAGAAGGTGCGCGTCACTGGCCCGTTCACGGTGGAGGCCGTGCCCGCGCCGGCGGTCAAGTCGCCGGAGGAGATTCTCGAAGCCAGATCCCAACCAGCCGACACATCCATCGCCCGCTCGGGCGAGACGCTGCGCCAAGCCGAATGGCGCGACGAACTGCTGCGCGCCGGCATCCGCGGCAAGGCGGGGCAGTACATCCGCTTCGCGCGCCTAGAGCCGCTGCCCGGCTGCCGCTTTTTGCACGCCGACGGCGAGACGCGCCCCAGCGACGAAGGTGCCGATTCGGTGCGCGAGCCCGGCCCGGCCGACAGCCCGATGCGCGTGGTGGTCTCCTTCGGCCCTGAACACGCGCCGCTGGAACAGCGCCAAGTGCAACGGGCATGGGAAGAAGCCCAGCAGCTTGTCCCTAAGCCGAAACTGCTGGTCTTCGCCGCCTTCCAGTTCGACCCGGAAGCCGCCAAGGATATTGACGAGATGAAGCCGAAACTCGCGGGTATGCAGTTTCTGAAGGTGCAGATGAACGCCGATCTGCTCACCGACGACCTCAAGAAAAAGCGCGCCAGCAACGAATCGTTCTGGCTCATCGGCCAGCCGATCGAGAGTTTGAAGATTATGGAGATTGACACATGAAGATCAAATCCGTCCGCATTCGAAACTTCCGCTCGATAAAGGAACAGACTATCGAACTTGATGACTACACGTGCTTCGTCGGAGCCAACGGCTCAGGGAAGTCAAGTGTCCTGCATGCCCTCAACGTCTTCTTTGGTGAATCAGGGATACCCGGTCTCAACACGCGTTCGCTCAGTGAGGAGGATTTCCATGCCAAAAACACAACGGATCCTATCGAGATAACGATCACTTTTACAGACTTCTCAGAGGAAGCTAAGAATGAACTCCAGCATTATGTGCGCCATGATCAATTGGTTGTCTCAGTTGAGGCACAATTTGATCCTGTTACAAACACAGCCGAAGTAAAGCAGTACGGTCGCCGGATGGTTATCAAGGATTTCGCGCTGTTTTTTGAAGCCGAAAAAGCTGGGAAAAAGGTTGCTGATCTGAAGGATATATACACCAGGGTGCGAGAGAAGTACCCTGATCTTCCGCATCCTGGCACGAAGGATGCAATGGTCCAAGCACTTCGTGAGTATGAAGAAAAGCACCCGGAATTGTGCGAAGAACTCCCTAGTGCGGACGAGTTCTATGGTGTATCAAAGGGTAAAAACCTTCTCGAGAAATACATCCAGTGGGTGTACGTGCCCGCAGTGAAGGAAGCGGCTAGCGAGCAGAAAGAGTCTAAGGACACAGCCCTAGGGAAGCTTTTGAGCCGCACGGTTCGGTCCAAAGTCAACCTCAACGAGTCATTTGATCCCATCCGCAAGGAAATGCAGGAGAAGTACAGACAACTCCTTGCCGATAGTCAGGCACAGCTAACCGAAATATCTACAGCTCTGCGAAATCGGCTTGTGCAGTGGGCGCATCAAGACGCAACGCTTCGAGTGCAATGGTACCAGGACCCCGAAAAGGCGGTACGTGTTGATGAGCCTTTTGCTCAGGCCATTCTCGGTGAGGCAGGGTTTGAAGGGGAGCTTACACGTTTCGGGCACGGGCTTCAACGTTCGTTTATTCTCGCACTGCTCCAAGAACTCTCTGACAGAGACGACGCAGATCCACGGCTGATTCTCGCCTGTGAGGAGCCGGAGCTCTATCAGCATCCCCCACAAGCAAGGCATCTTTATAACGTGCTCGTGAAGCTGAGCGAACAGAACTCTCAAATCTTGGTTACAACCCACAGTCCATACTTCATATCAGGTGAGAGATTCGAGAGTGTCCGGATGGTCCGCAAGGTCAATGGTGCTTCGTCTATTACTAGGACCACCCATCAAGAGGTGGCAAATCAAATTGCGGCTGTGAAAGGCCAGCAACCTGTCGAACCGAGCGAGCAGTTGGCAAAGATCCATCAAGCACTCCAGCCTGAGCTCAGCGAAATATTCTTCGCGTCTAGGATCGTATTCGTCGAGGGGCTAGAGGATACTGCATATTTGACCACCTACCTTCACTTGCTCAACCGGTGGGATGAGTTCAGACGACTCGGCTGTCACATTGTCCCCACCGGTGGAAAAAGTCGGATGCTTCAACCTCTCGCGGTAGCCAGGTGCCTGCAGATCCCGACTCTCGCGGTACTGGATTCGGACGGCGACAAGCCGGACAAAAACGGAAGCAGGGAGCAACACCGCAGAGACAACAGCGCAATCCTCAAGTTATGCGGTGTATCTGATCCTGAGCCGTTCCCGACCAGTACGTTCTGGGGAGCCGCTGTAGTCATGTGGTCCTCAGACATCGGGCAGGTGGTTGAGCAAGAGATTGGAAAAGAGAACTGGGATGAGTTTCGATCTGAGGCAGATGCTAAATACGGGTCTGCCGGGAATCTACAGAAGAACGCGTTGCACATTGCATCGAGACTCCAGATAGCTTGGGATGCTGGCAAGAAATCGGATTCTCTCGAGAAGCTTTGCAATAAGATCATGGAGTTTGCTAATAAGAATGAAAATAGAGAGGAAAATTGATGCCCAGCACCACCATTGACCGCCTGATCATCAACTCGCCCTACGAGGAGCCGCAGCGGCACTGGCGTTACGACCGCGAGACGCGTATTTTCGAATTGGTGGAGGGCCGCCGCCCGGCGGGGTACGTGGTGGCGACGCCCGGCTCAAAAGCCTTCGATGACCCGGGCATCTTCGTCGAGATTCCGCTGGTCAACCAGATCCGCCCGCGCGTCAAGGCCTGGCGCGAGGCGGGCTATCCGGGCGTCACCAGCATCACCAAGCGGCTGCTGGAACATTGGACCGACCCCGAAAACTTTGACCGGCGGCGCTTCTTCTTCTGCCAGCTGGAGGCGGTGGAGACGCTCATCTGGCTGACCGAGGCCGCCCCCGCTGAGCGCACCGGCATCGAAATCCCCGGCGATGGCGGCGAGTACATCCGCCAATGCTGCAAGATGGCCACCGGTTCGGGCAAGACCATCGTCATGGCCTTGGTCATCGCCTGGCAGGTCCTGAACAAGGTGGCCAACCCGCAGGATGCCCGTTTCTCCAAAAACGTGCTGGTCATCGCCCCGGGGCTGACGGTCAAAAAGCGTCTGGAAGTGCTTTACCCCGCCGCGGACGGCAATTACTACGAAGCCCTCGTCCTTGCTCGAGAAATTGCGCCAAGGCAAAGTGCTGGTGCGCAACTGGCACGCCCTCGCCTGGGAGAGCGAAGAACAGATCAAGAAACGCAAGTCTGTGGACAAACGCGGGGTCAAAAGCGACGAGGCCTATACCCGCGAGGTGCTGGGCGAGATGGCCAATGCGCGCAACCTTCTGGTCATCAACGACGAGGCTCACCACGCCTAGCGTGTGAACTGGGAGGCGGAAGGAAAGTATTTGCGGCAGCGGGATCTCAAGGATAGCGCCGCGGAGGCCACGGTGTGGATCGGTGGGCTGGATCGCCTGCACCGCTCGCGGGGCATCCTCAGGTGCTATGATTTTTCCGCTACTCCCTTCACGCCTTCGGGCAAAAAGAGCAGCGAAGAGGCGCTCTTCGACTGGATCGTTAGCGACTTCGGCTTGAATGACGCCATCGAGTCTGGCCTAGTCAAGACCCCGCGCGTGGTGGTGCGCGACGATGCTGTCCCCGACGCTAAAACCTACAAGTCGCACCTTTACCACATCTACAACTACCCGGACGTGAAGAACGACTTAAACTGCAAGGCGCAGCCGGAGGAGCCGCTGCCCGACCTGGTGCTCAACGCCTACTACCTTTTAGGCTACGATTGGTGCGAGACGTGGAAGGCATGGAAGGCGGCCGGGCTGTCCACGCCGCCGGTGATGATCACCGTCTGCAACCGCACCGAGACCGCGGCGCGCGTGAAGCACGCCTTCGATTCGCGGCGCATCCACATCGATGAACTGTGCGACCCAGAGCGCATCCTGCATATCGACTCGAAGGTGCTCGATGAGGCGGAAACGAAAGAAGAGTTTTTCGTTTCGAGTGGTCAGTTTGTCGAAGATGAAGAAGGGGTCGAGGCAACGGCAGAAAACGCAAAACCAGCAACTCAAAACGCAAAACTCACCAAGGCCCAGCAGGCCGAGCGCTTGCGCC includes:
- a CDS encoding DUF559 domain-containing protein — protein: MIFLSSRLTTFGMILPLTTDLGDLVFDPTCVRKGTRVWVCGSSPALPTRGEGEALSPRVRGDDRGATLIAIEDIHPGDYLLAHDGLPHRVVRTIRRMYRGVMIGIRHDLSGQTLWLTPDHRVLAHRRPHSLGGHSDWSGIPKALRGRSKILRKEMTPPERKLWKVLRGNGLGFTFRRQHPIGPYIADFYCREAALVVEVDGAMAHGTPAAMEHDRVRDEFMHALNLKVLRVPAAEVEHNLEGVCTAIEQACKEQLSPEYAQWMEAEQIQEGDILFHGPDRVPVRVVEVVRDLSEEEVYDLEVEDAHSFITEVCAVHNCGSGTTAYVAEQWGRRWITCDTSRVALTLARQRLMTAVFDYYELAHPEEGVSSGFKYKTVPHVTLKSIANNPEIDGIYARMHPAIEQALADLNAALRLPSPAGRPPDGGRWAGGEGYPRFKVTQGIRAGQFVDFAAPDSATFTMPAGQVVKVNELVEWEVPFVFPADWPEAARKPFDAFHAARRAMQKAIDEAIARHAPQETLYDQPLVDRKKVRVTGPFTVEAVPAPAVKSPEEILEARSQPADTSIARSGETLRQAEWRDELLRAGIRGKAGQYIRFARLEPLPGCRFLHADGETRPSDEGADSVREPGPADSPMRVVVSFGPEHAPLEQRQVQRAWEEAQQLVPKPKLLVFAAFQFDPEAAKDIDEMKPKLAGMQFLKVQMNADLLTDDLKKKRASNESFWLIGQPIESLKIMEIDT
- a CDS encoding DNA methyltransferase, which produces MARKKKTETKRPIAPYEYRDKARVNNPPVGLVTPETDPDTGQQKKRYAYDPHLDPQLVWAGKAEHTSFEVPTVSLHVHERIDPRTIIEAVRKKNGQQEPVQLGLFEVERQEPLHKVVEFYQHKHDWSNRLIAGDSLLVMNSLLEKEGMAGKVQMIYIDPPYGIKYGSNFQPFVNKRDVKDGKDEDLTSEPEQIRAFRDTWELGIHSYLTYLRDRLLLARELLTESGSIFMQISDENVHRVRCLMDEVFGAGNFVRQISFRKTSPLGFGELPRVHDIINLVCEKQGGREI
- a CDS encoding ATP-dependent endonuclease, which produces MKIKSVRIRNFRSIKEQTIELDDYTCFVGANGSGKSSVLHALNVFFGESGIPGLNTRSLSEEDFHAKNTTDPIEITITFTDFSEEAKNELQHYVRHDQLVVSVEAQFDPVTNTAEVKQYGRRMVIKDFALFFEAEKAGKKVADLKDIYTRVREKYPDLPHPGTKDAMVQALREYEEKHPELCEELPSADEFYGVSKGKNLLEKYIQWVYVPAVKEAASEQKESKDTALGKLLSRTVRSKVNLNESFDPIRKEMQEKYRQLLADSQAQLTEISTALRNRLVQWAHQDATLRVQWYQDPEKAVRVDEPFAQAILGEAGFEGELTRFGHGLQRSFILALLQELSDRDDADPRLILACEEPELYQHPPQARHLYNVLVKLSEQNSQILVTTHSPYFISGERFESVRMVRKVNGASSITRTTHQEVANQIAAVKGQQPVEPSEQLAKIHQALQPELSEIFFASRIVFVEGLEDTAYLTTYLHLLNRWDEFRRLGCHIVPTGGKSRMLQPLAVARCLQIPTLAVLDSDGDKPDKNGSREQHRRDNSAILKLCGVSDPEPFPTSTFWGAAVVMWSSDIGQVVEQEIGKENWDEFRSEADAKYGSAGNLQKNALHIASRLQIAWDAGKKSDSLEKLCNKIMEFANKNENREEN
- a CDS encoding UPF0182 family protein, with the protein product MPSLSVVQFMPRWLRWLSGLVLAIALGVGLCRLIAESLWFDQLGYLAVVWQRWSVQALLFLAVAGASALFYGWQQHWLLRQRTVTLDPILTAQSTYRGLGLWRLLLCASGLIWLLIVATYHIGAIALQLWQQRSEITFNSPLLPQLSVWRVAELSLLVVQNPWLLVPSLAALLLGLWLPLRLFQGVAILLSVAMGAIACLSWPVVLKGLFAASDPHTEPLFRHSISFYLFEIPLWELLRLWLVNLSVVGLGGTALGYLLANESLSHGKFLGFVRSQRRHLQGLSAFVFATVAFSFWLERYKLLYSTNGAAFGAGYTDVTVRLPLYGWLSASAFGVACLLAWSAIRRGGEGQRRLGPIAPGLFGFTLGYLVVILIADWLLPTAIEAAIVQPNQLQRELPYIQRTITHTREGFNLEKMRVEPFQPENNLNAEIIAANAATTRNIRLWDTRPLLETNRQLQQLRSYYRFPAAFLDRYYLKLSPEQDQSEIRQVLIAAREVDYSAVQRFARTWINEHLVFTHGYGFTMSPVNTAEANGLPKYFVRDIGDTGELLVDPPQIRESIPFFYPRIYYGELTHTYVFAPSAVPELDFPRGAENVYNHYDGTGGVPIASWWRRLVYGVYFGDWQLLLTPNLRPDSRVLFRRLIQERVRAIAPFLRFDSEPYLVVADPRSEQDIAASPSATGVSYLYWIIDAYTVSRYYPYGDPGEHSFNYIRNSVKVVVDAYNGDVTFYVVEPDDVIIRTWQRVFPTLFHPLSAMPHRLYRHIRYPIDLMQVQSEQLLKYHMTDPVVFYNREDLWQIPKEIYREKPQAVAPYYLITKLPIGYTEEFILLVPFTPVNRPNLIGWLAARSDGQNYGKLLLYVFPKQELVFGPEQMEARINQDPMISQQISLWNRQGSRSVQGNLLIIPIERSLLYVEPIYLEADQNQLPTLARVIVMDNQRIVMAPTLEEALQKLFPD